Below is a genomic region from Telmatobacter sp. DSM 110680.
TGTGCACGCTCCGGCCGTTTTCATCGATTGATGCTGTACCGGAGATAAGCAGAACGACAAAGCCGCCAACTTCAATCTTCATTCCGGCTCTCGCGTTCTCCAGACGGGGTAATCGACTTATCTATAGTTGGCAAGAGTTTTCATTGTCCTCATACGGCCCGGCACGTTGCTTATATGTAAACGACGCGCCGGGCCGAGGATAAGGGCTTTTCGGAAAAGCCATTTCAGCAGATTCAGCCCAGACAGTACCACGTACTGAAAGGAACTTTATGTACGCGTTGCCGGGCTTAACTGAAGTTACCGACATCCCCGTTTTTCGTGCTCCACAGAAATGAAGTACTAAGCTACCAGCGTCAGTTGTTTTTGATCGATCTTACAAAAGTGAGCCATTTTGAACATTCCAGGCACCGAGAGTTGTCATAGAGTTCTAACCGGATTGAATTTCAACCACGAAATCCCCCAGCCGAAACGCGGGGCGACGGCTTGGCACAAACAGATCGGCGAGTCGGCGCAGTGGAGGTCCAGAGACAATTCAATTCCGAAAGGAGATTCACCGTGCGAAGAATGTTCGGCCTGGCTTTGGCTGCCTTGGCATTCACCACGACATTGGTTGCGTTGGAAGCCGACAATTCTCTCGGCACCTGGAAGGTCAATCTCGCAGCATCCCGGTACACTCCGGCACCTTTACCTGTTAAAAGCCTCACTGTAGTGCGAGAAGTGTGTCCCGGTGGCGTGAAAGTTACAAGCACAGGCGAGCGGACAGATGGCACTGCGATCGACACCACCTATTCGGCAAATTACGATGGCACGCCAGCCGGGGTAACGGGCAAAGGATCACCATACGATACCGTGTCAATCAAAGAGGTAGACTCCAATACTTTCCTGTACGAAGCGAAGAACACGACCGGAAAGTATTCCGCCACCGGACGCATCGTGATTTCGGATGAAGGCAAGAAGATGACATTGACGGCCAAAGGTACTGACGCCGATGGAAAGGAGATGACACTCGCACTCGTTTATGACAAGCAGTAGGCGACGTGAAAGTCCAGGAAACAGGCGATCGCAAGACAGCAACAATTCGACCCACCAAGAGAATGTCATGAGAACGACTTCACCGTTTGCTCGGAAGATCCTATGCGTCAGGACAGATCAGAGTGTCGACCGTTCAAATCCGACCAAGAGATGCCTCCATCGTGAACAGAGTTTCCGTGAAAGCTGCCACATCTGCTTCAGGTCTCTCACAAAGAGAAGAGCACTTTACCGATTTCGCCAATTCTCATCAATCTATCCCTTGTCGCCGGCGTTGACTTGGTGTTGGTAGGCACACTTCGAAAATAGCGCCACGCCAGCTGCTGATGGCGTGGCAATCTCTAGCGGTTCTCCGATAGTTCACTATCGCGCGGAGTGACAACTGATGGATTCAGTTTTTCGCTTGCAGGTCCAATTCAGAGTGTCATCATGCTTTCCGGTTATGTTCCCGTAAAAGCCGACAGAAAAGGACCGAGTCGCTTGGCCGCTAGCCGCCAAGACTGTCTGAGATTCGCCAGACTTTGGGCAAAACAGAACATCAGCGCGCCCATCTGTCTGGCAGGCTCGGTATTCCCCGGTGAGCCAGTCTCCGCTCATGTGCACATCAATAATGCGGGTTTGAGGAATCCATCCAATATGCTTGAAATATCCCCACCCATACCAACCGAGCCAGATCACCACACCTATTACAAACAGGAAACTGATGCCTTGCGCAAGGCTCTTGAGCTCAGAAGACCCTTCCTTAGGGGCTTCTGACTCCGCTAGGTCTCGTTCTTCAAATTCCGCCATGACTGATCGTCCAATTGTTTTTACTTGGTCGGGAATAGCGTTGCCGTTGACTCTAGGACCATCCCTGCCGTGTTTCAGATTCCTGCAAACGATACATAATCCGCCACACTTCATGGAGCGCGTCGGTGTACTCGGCTCCGTCCCGCCCCATGCGCTGAGCAACTTCATTCTTGAAGTTGTCCCACTTTTGCTCTTCCGCCATTTCTTGAAGGGCTGCAACCCAGACGGATTTCGGCGCGATCAGCCGATAACCATAATCGCGATTCGGCGGAGAAAGGATCTTCGAACTGGCAAGCTGCGGGCACCGTTTCTGAAGGTTTTGGAGATGATCTTTGCACCTCGCTCGCACCATCAACGTGTCGGGATCAAGAGCTCCGTCAGGCTTGCTGGCACATGCAACTGAGTAAAAACCATAGATGGAAAAGATCCACATTTCACACCTCACAGCTACTTCAAGTGGTTCTTCAGCCCATCAGGATACTCCTTCTCTTAACTGGCGGTTTCCGGATTGCGCGTCATCCGTCCCGAATCAGATCTCCGCTTTAATGCTGCGTGTCCCCGAGCCTGCTGGTTTGTGTATGTAGAGAGGGCGCGCCGCAGTGCACGTCGCGCCTTGTGCAATTGGGACTTCGAGTTGCCCGAGGTGCAGTCAAGGATGGAGGCGATCTCGCTATGTTGAAAACCATGAACATCATGAAGGAGGAAGGTTCTCCGATAACCGGGCGGCAGGTTGGCAGCAGCGTGATCGATGGCCAGACGGTCAACGACCCCGATTTGTGTCAGATCACGAGTGCCGACCCCGCGCCCGATGTGTTCCTCTGGGAGGTTTGTCATCAGATGATCGAGTGAAACAACTGGCAGCACACGCTTGCGCAGGTACATGAGCACGATATTCACCGTAATTCGGTGCAGCCAAGTGGTGAAAGCGGAGTCACCGCGGAAAGATGCGAGCTTACGGTGCAACTTTAAAAAGGTTTCCTGCGTGAGGTCTTCGGCCTCTGAGAAATCATGCACCATGCGCAAGCAAATGGAGAAGACTCGCTTCTTGTGCTGCAGGTAAAGCTCCGCGAATGCGTCGTTGTCGCCGGCCCGGGCCCGCGCCAGAACATCGTCCTGGATCGATTTAGCCGGAGGCGCGAGCCCCGTGCGCTCCGAGGCCCAGGTTCTAGTTGGATAGAGCGATGAAGTGGGAAGGGTAGAGGCCGCCATATTCCTCCAGTGCGGACTCGGCCACTATCCGGGGATCCGCAAACTTTGTGCTCGGACTTGCCTTGCTCGAAGGGGCAGTTCAAGCAGTCGAATGGATAACCGTAAATCAGTGCGACAGTAGCGTCAGTTAGTCAACGGTTTTTGCAGGCGTGCGGCTTTGCCAACTCGATAGGCATATCCGACGATCCGTGTTTAAAAGTTGCTCACCACCTTGCGAGGCGTTTGTGCCATATTGGTCGGTTTCCACTCATTTAAGTAGAGATTTCGGAGCTCCTCGTCGGACGGCATGAGAGGATTCTGGTTCGACAGAGGTGGCGCAGAGAAGGTGTCAGAGTCGGACTCTATCGGCCGTTCTGGTGAGAACAGCCCTCGGATCGATCCGCCAACGGCATTCTGGTGTGATTTGCCGCGGAAAGTAATACGCTGCTCAGCGGTGCCGAGACTACGGGCACTTAAATCTGCATAGCGCTCGTAAAGATTGCTCGACCCGTCTTTGTCGTCGCAGCTGGAGCTTTGCCGGAGGGAATAGGGTTTGTGGTCAGCGCCCAAGGCACGAAGGGACACCACTGTTCTCCAGCGTTTGTCAAGGAATGCCGATAAAGCAAAAATGATAATGAGGAACAGAGCAAAGCCACCAATGATGAGTTGGGTATTCGTGAAATGGACGTACATTGCGTTCTCCATTGCATTGAATGTCCGCAACGGCAAGATGGACATTGCGGTGGCCGTTAGGTACCACAAGAATTGTGACGTGGGAGGCTTCACAAGACTGTTCAGAATTGATCAGGTCCGAAAATCAGAGGATAGGCCTGTGTTTGGTTTTCTCGAAGCAGATCAACATTGAGATATAGCCATTAGCCGCAGGTCAGGGATAAGTTAGGCACTTTCATCTTGTTGCTTCGAGGTTGAGGCGGGTGAGCTATATCGAGCAGACAAGGGGGATATGGTGCTGTACGGTGAGCCGGAGTGAAAGAAAGGCAACCCATGAGAGATGAAGTGGTTCAAGAAGCCCCCAGAACGCATTCCGGCGCGCTGTTGGCAGCGATTTCAGTGGCGATACTTTTGGGACTGGGTGGGATTATCTGGAGCTATACGCTGAACAGCAAACTGGCTACTCAGCAACAGGCTCTGGCTGATATGACGGCGCAGAACAACAAACTGGCGGCCGCACAGCAGGAGACCGATGCGCGATTGAATGTCGCCACGGACGAGTTGAAGACCTCGCTCGGCCTGACGCAGAAGCAACTGGATACAAGGGCGGCGGCGTCGCAGGTCCGCGAGGTTCGTGGGGAGCAGACGACAGCACGCCTGGCAACCGCGCAGCAGCAGACAGCGGGGCAGGTGGCCGCAGTGCAAACGGATGTTGGCGGCGTCAAAACCGATGTGGCAAAGACGCAGAGTGACCTGGCCGAAACCAACAACAATTTGACGTCGATGAAAGGCGATCTGAACGGCCACAGCACCCTGATTGCGCGTAATGCCGATGAACTGGAGATTTTGAAGCACAAGGGCGACCGGAACTATAACGAGTTCACGCTGGTAAAGGGACAAAAGAAGCAGGTCGGGACAGTTAGCTTGGAATTGAAGAAAGCAGACTCAAAGAGGAGCAAGTACACTCTCACCGTCTTTTCCGACGACAGGCAGTACGAAAAAAAGGACAAGAGCCTGAACGAACCGCTTCAGTTCTACAGCGGCAAAGTGCCAATGTTATTTGAGATTGTGGTCAACAACGTGAGCGCTAAGAACACGGTGACCGGCTATCTGTCTTCTCCGAAGGGTACGCCGGAACCG
It encodes:
- a CDS encoding sigma-70 family RNA polymerase sigma factor — protein: MAASTLPTSSLYPTRTWASERTGLAPPAKSIQDDVLARARAGDNDAFAELYLQHKKRVFSICLRMVHDFSEAEDLTQETFLKLHRKLASFRGDSAFTTWLHRITVNIVLMYLRKRVLPVVSLDHLMTNLPEEHIGRGVGTRDLTQIGVVDRLAIDHAAANLPPGYRRTFLLHDVHGFQHSEIASILDCTSGNSKSQLHKARRALRRALSTYTNQQARGHAALKRRSDSGRMTRNPETAS